From the genome of Mycoplasma anserisalpingitidis, one region includes:
- the gpmI gene encoding 2,3-bisphosphoglycerate-independent phosphoglycerate mutase — MKKTVLIVIDGLGLRKETQGNGFALANTPTFDKLFKEYPNSVIQASGEFVGLPSGQMGNSEVGHLNIGAGTIVYTGLSLIANALKNKEFGKNKAFLEAFNDVKKNDSTLHVMGLLSPGGVHSLEDHLFEILREAHAFGLKKVSVHAFGDGRDVAPRSIKQSIEKLQELVDKFGYKIASIGGRFYGMDRDKMFDRVEKHYEALLGNSSSTYNSAIEFVEESYKNEVSDEFFVPSINKKCSKEDFVRGGDSIIFFNFRPDRARQLTHLFIGSSLYENKPTHPVKINKFISMMKYEGLNTIVAFDEMEISMPIGRVLELEGKTQLRIAETQKYAHVTFFMDGGNDIEFKNSKRILVDSLKVESYADAPHMSAEGITDKLLEYGANYDVTIMNFANPDMVGHTGNLKSTIEAVSFLDTQIKRIFDWAEKNDITVFITADHGNAEITEDENGKPATKHTSSPVMLISSDKSIKLKDGKLADVAPTILDYIGVKQPKEMDGVSLLVK; from the coding sequence ATGAAAAAAACTGTATTAATAGTTATTGATGGTTTAGGATTAAGAAAAGAAACTCAGGGAAATGGATTTGCACTTGCAAATACACCAACTTTTGATAAATTATTCAAAGAATATCCAAATAGTGTTATTCAAGCCAGTGGTGAATTTGTAGGATTACCAAGCGGACAAATGGGAAATTCAGAAGTAGGTCACTTAAATATTGGTGCTGGAACAATTGTGTACACAGGTTTATCACTAATAGCAAACGCACTTAAAAACAAAGAATTTGGAAAAAATAAAGCTTTTTTAGAAGCATTTAACGATGTTAAGAAAAATGATTCTACTTTACATGTTATGGGTCTTTTAAGTCCAGGTGGTGTCCACTCATTAGAAGATCACTTATTTGAAATTTTAAGAGAAGCACACGCTTTTGGTCTAAAGAAAGTTTCAGTTCATGCTTTTGGTGACGGTCGTGATGTTGCTCCTCGTTCAATTAAACAATCAATTGAAAAATTACAAGAACTTGTTGATAAATTCGGATACAAAATTGCATCGATTGGTGGAAGATTCTATGGAATGGACCGTGATAAAATGTTTGATAGAGTTGAAAAACACTATGAAGCTTTATTAGGAAACAGTTCTTCTACATATAATTCAGCTATCGAATTTGTAGAAGAGTCATACAAAAATGAAGTTTCTGACGAATTTTTCGTTCCTTCAATAAACAAAAAATGTTCAAAAGAAGATTTTGTTAGAGGTGGTGACTCAATTATTTTCTTTAACTTCCGTCCAGATAGAGCAAGACAATTAACTCACTTATTTATTGGTTCATCATTATATGAAAATAAACCTACTCATCCAGTTAAAATTAACAAATTCATTTCAATGATGAAATATGAAGGGTTAAATACTATAGTTGCATTTGATGAAATGGAAATTTCAATGCCAATTGGTAGAGTTTTAGAATTAGAAGGAAAAACTCAATTAAGAATTGCTGAAACTCAAAAATATGCACACGTAACATTCTTTATGGATGGTGGAAATGATATTGAATTTAAAAATTCAAAGAGAATTTTAGTTGACTCATTAAAGGTTGAATCATATGCTGATGCTCCACATATGTCTGCTGAAGGTATTACTGACAAACTATTAGAATATGGTGCGAACTATGATGTTACAATTATGAACTTTGCAAACCCAGATATGGTTGGTCACACAGGAAACCTTAAATCTACAATTGAAGCTGTTTCATTTTTAGATACACAAATTAAAAGAATTTTTGACTGAGCTGAGAAAAATGATATTACTGTTTTCATCACTGCAGACCATGGTAATGCTGAAATCACAGAAGATGAAAATGGTAAACCAGCTACAAAACACACAAGCAGCCCTGTAATGCTTATTTCTAGTGATAAAAGCATTAAATTAAAAGATGGTAAATTAGCTGATGTAGCTCCAACTATTTTAGATTACATTGGTGTAAAACAACCTAAAGAAATGGATGGAGTTTCACTTTTAGTTAAGTAA
- the mf1 gene encoding diacylglycerol cholinephosphotransferase Mf1, producing MQLSDHPSLQSNIDKRKSKNLELLKKITKFCEENNLFYSLYFGSALGAVRDKEIIKWDADIDIIINLETYEKLKQQFPKNVIDNKNCKNYCYQFPRFVDTYDEKNPNSSFVDLFIAIESEPEKFLRYSKSKFNKLRAFKGYFKNFRTFYTHKFAQNLIVLCVKILLFWVRPLTVEDAQKQVKTDKDTGIYFIVHWPNSKQKLIDDHIILKRDTQEIIKVELNGHKFNVVKNIQFYLEQIYGQNWITPIKSNNYVFYGYYEMGKSK from the coding sequence ATGCAACTTTCTGATCATCCATCCTTGCAATCAAATATTGATAAAAGAAAAAGTAAAAATTTAGAATTACTAAAAAAGATTACAAAGTTTTGTGAAGAAAATAATTTGTTTTACTCACTTTATTTTGGAAGTGCGTTAGGTGCAGTAAGAGATAAAGAAATAATAAAATGAGATGCTGATATCGATATCATAATCAATCTTGAAACTTATGAAAAGTTAAAACAACAGTTTCCTAAAAATGTTATTGACAATAAAAATTGCAAAAATTATTGTTATCAATTCCCAAGATTCGTCGATACATATGACGAAAAAAATCCAAATTCTTCATTTGTAGATTTATTTATTGCTATTGAAAGTGAACCAGAAAAATTTTTGAGATATTCAAAGTCAAAATTTAATAAGTTAAGAGCTTTCAAGGGTTATTTTAAGAATTTTAGAACATTTTATACTCATAAATTTGCACAAAATTTAATTGTTCTATGTGTCAAAATATTACTCTTCTGAGTAAGACCTTTAACTGTTGAAGATGCACAAAAACAAGTTAAAACAGATAAGGATACTGGAATTTACTTTATTGTTCATTGACCTAATTCTAAACAAAAATTAATTGATGATCATATAATTCTTAAAAGAGATACTCAAGAAATTATTAAAGTTGAGTTAAATGGACATAAATTTAATGTTGTTAAAAACATACAATTTTACCTTGAACAAATATATGGCCAAAATTGAATAACTCCCATAAAATCAAATAACTATGTTTTTTATGGTTATTATGAAATGGGAAAAAGCAAATAA
- a CDS encoding lysylphosphatidylglycerol synthase transmembrane domain-containing protein, with the protein MIDNGIYKKWIKKVRNKEFWNKFHSILSNLNESQFNSYFDQKIKIDKSNIILELGIGTHLANEFTIAAISEAYSKFINSDSKINKNKILVTCPSNDDLLVISNIFSRILYKNNNDIFFYERKDDVPSNLMYYFSQENNFDYIINISSHNNSKKLIQIRLTDSKGVSFTEKEIQKINSLLQDIDLTEVEVPISPIQFMNYEKLNKNFLSNLIEQKEYLGKSENKLKYYISFQEQKNNEFYKEIFDKTNLKINILNNIKVNKNLRISDATIFKKMNINSLIKRNDVNFVVSNNGESFNISVKHKGVFKYFKTDEIAGLYLDYLMNDFDMNQKYFIAKSKLTGDFVKSIATSKNIDVIEFTNWDELNKIIQENKQKKLLFAYDEYNRFIPFKSKFILNDAISTVIDFYHMCELYNENNINLFEKLNEIKNKYSNFYQSTKTYDMTFEQSIRFFRRINEKEKIGKFNVVKNEIYNFDLEKNKTFCEIKLNNKNGIKIIYDKFTEKITIYVETVGKTSNDKNNDDYLNLIVQGKEILDAINELREDFVIKKFSLRGFLKYSFLVALTVGIFIFLFYVVYNIKLENNKSVSPLFVLQTIWMFVRYDKMTRFLFVVIFIFILFEMFINALIFKRLFMYQNEKVNLWTLFVGSFIGIIIQNITPKSIGSDIATYWYLRRKNVNRSKLISSVILNTFIWQLTNIVLSIIVVPVGLVFYKELFTSGSSNNIFSFTFFLVLSLLSDTLFSLFFLVLAGYKRIQTPILKAIIKIIEWFSFIGIAKTDELYANWKYELYKVSNGINVVFKRWWRICELVFYKSSVWFLAPISLYLHYMNMLDENLIGGWYFNMTISQFLVRNVNSFSPTPGGTGTSDYFTKIIYRITLSDSIDQFGFDLENRSSIITAIKTFGQIVIPSLLSAIALFIVYIGEKRIQFYKQKNKNNLLINNQTIVYSKTKSKFNRIAGPTFIISVLTLILLFIFI; encoded by the coding sequence ATGATAGATAATGGTATTTATAAAAAATGAATTAAAAAGGTTCGTAATAAGGAATTTTGAAATAAGTTTCATTCTATTTTATCTAATCTAAATGAAAGTCAATTTAATTCATATTTTGATCAAAAAATCAAAATTGATAAAAGTAATATTATTTTAGAATTAGGAATTGGAACACACTTAGCTAATGAATTTACAATAGCAGCAATTTCAGAAGCTTATTCTAAATTTATTAATAGTGATTCTAAAATAAATAAAAACAAAATTTTAGTAACTTGCCCATCAAATGATGATTTATTAGTTATATCTAATATTTTTTCACGTATTCTTTATAAAAACAATAATGATATTTTCTTTTATGAAAGAAAAGATGATGTTCCATCCAATTTAATGTATTATTTTTCGCAAGAAAATAATTTTGATTATATTATTAATATATCTTCTCATAATAATTCGAAGAAATTAATACAAATTCGTTTAACTGATTCAAAGGGTGTAAGTTTTACTGAAAAAGAAATACAAAAAATAAACTCTCTTTTGCAAGATATTGATCTAACTGAAGTTGAAGTCCCTATTTCTCCAATTCAATTTATGAACTATGAAAAGTTAAATAAAAACTTTTTAAGTAATTTAATTGAACAAAAAGAATACTTAGGTAAATCTGAAAACAAATTAAAATATTACATAAGTTTTCAAGAACAAAAAAATAATGAATTCTACAAAGAAATATTTGATAAAACAAATTTAAAAATCAATATATTAAATAATATAAAAGTAAATAAAAACTTAAGAATTTCTGATGCTACCATTTTCAAAAAAATGAATATCAACTCTCTCATAAAAAGAAATGATGTTAATTTTGTAGTTTCAAATAATGGCGAATCATTTAATATTTCTGTAAAGCATAAAGGTGTGTTTAAATATTTCAAAACCGATGAAATTGCTGGTTTATATTTAGATTATTTAATGAATGATTTTGATATGAATCAAAAATATTTTATTGCAAAATCCAAATTAACTGGAGATTTTGTTAAATCTATAGCAACTTCAAAAAATATTGATGTCATCGAATTTACTAATTGAGATGAATTAAACAAAATTATTCAAGAAAATAAGCAAAAGAAATTGCTTTTTGCTTATGATGAATACAATAGATTTATACCTTTTAAATCTAAATTTATTTTAAATGATGCAATTTCAACTGTTATAGATTTTTATCACATGTGTGAACTTTATAACGAAAACAACATAAATTTATTTGAAAAACTAAATGAAATTAAAAATAAATATTCGAATTTTTATCAATCCACAAAAACCTATGATATGACTTTCGAACAATCAATCAGATTCTTTAGAAGAATTAACGAAAAGGAAAAAATCGGTAAATTTAATGTTGTTAAAAATGAAATTTATAACTTCGATCTAGAAAAAAATAAAACTTTTTGCGAAATAAAACTTAATAATAAAAATGGAATTAAAATAATTTATGATAAATTTACCGAAAAAATAACAATTTATGTTGAAACCGTAGGTAAAACATCAAATGACAAAAATAATGATGATTACTTAAATTTAATTGTGCAAGGTAAGGAAATTCTTGATGCAATTAATGAACTAAGAGAAGACTTTGTTATTAAAAAATTTAGTCTAAGAGGTTTTTTAAAATATAGTTTTTTAGTTGCTTTAACTGTTGGTATATTTATTTTCCTTTTCTATGTTGTTTATAATATCAAACTAGAAAACAACAAAAGCGTTTCACCGCTCTTTGTATTGCAGACAATTTGGATGTTTGTTAGATATGATAAAATGACTAGATTTTTATTTGTAGTTATATTTATCTTTATTTTGTTTGAAATGTTTATAAATGCTTTGATTTTCAAACGACTGTTCATGTATCAAAATGAAAAAGTAAACTTATGAACTTTATTTGTAGGTAGTTTTATTGGAATTATAATTCAAAATATTACACCAAAATCAATTGGTTCTGATATTGCCACATATTGATATTTAAGAAGAAAAAATGTCAATCGTTCAAAATTAATTAGTTCTGTAATTCTTAATACTTTCATATGACAATTAACTAATATTGTTTTAAGTATAATTGTAGTTCCTGTTGGTTTGGTATTCTATAAAGAATTATTTACTAGTGGTTCATCAAACAACATTTTCTCATTTACATTCTTTTTAGTCTTAAGTTTATTATCAGATACTTTATTTTCACTTTTTTTCCTTGTTTTAGCAGGATACAAAAGAATCCAAACACCAATTTTAAAAGCAATTATAAAAATTATTGAATGATTTTCATTTATTGGAATTGCAAAAACTGATGAACTTTATGCTAATTGAAAATATGAATTATATAAAGTAAGTAATGGAATTAATGTAGTATTTAAAAGATGATGAAGAATTTGTGAGCTAGTATTTTATAAATCTTCAGTTTGATTCCTTGCACCGATTTCTTTATACTTACATTATATGAATATGCTTGATGAAAACTTAATAGGTGGTTGGTACTTTAATATGACAATTTCACAGTTCTTGGTAAGAAATGTTAACTCATTTAGCCCTACTCCAGGGGGAACTGGAACATCAGATTACTTTACAAAAATAATTTATAGGATAACTCTTTCTGATAGTATTGATCAATTTGGCTTTGATTTAGAAAACCGTTCATCTATAATTACAGCAATAAAAACCTTTGGTCAAATTGTAATACCTTCGCTTTTATCAGCTATTGCTTTATTTATTGTTTATATTGGTGAAAAAAGAATACAATTCTATAAACAAAAGAATAAGAATAACTTATTAATCAATAATCAAACAATTGTTTATAGTAAAACCAAAAGTAAGTTCAATAGAATTGCTGGTCCTACTTTCATAATCTCAGTTTTAACATTGATTTTATTATTTATATTTATATAG
- the rpsJ gene encoding 30S ribosomal protein S10: MSKLSIKIKGFDHALVDEAAKKIYLLAEKSGSKVSGPVPLPTKREEITILRSVHVNKKSREQYESRTSQRLVVITNPTVETQDKIKRLELPSGVAIQIKIK, encoded by the coding sequence ATGAGCAAATTAAGCATTAAAATCAAAGGTTTTGATCATGCTTTGGTTGATGAAGCAGCTAAAAAAATCTATCTTTTAGCTGAAAAATCAGGTTCTAAAGTTAGTGGACCAGTTCCTCTCCCAACAAAGAGAGAAGAAATCACTATCTTAAGATCAGTTCACGTTAACAAAAAAAGTCGTGAACAATACGAATCAAGAACAAGCCAAAGACTTGTAGTTATCACAAATCCAACAGTTGAAACACAAGACAAAATTAAAAGATTAGAATTGCCAAGTGGAGTTGCAATTCAAATTAAAATTAAATAA